A genomic segment from Sciurus carolinensis chromosome 1, mSciCar1.2, whole genome shotgun sequence encodes:
- the LOC124961039 gene encoding 60S ribosomal protein L37-like, with translation MTKGTSSFGKCRNKMHTLCRRCGSKAYHLQKSTCGKCGYPAKRKRKYNWSAKAKRRNTTGTGRTRHLKIVYRRFRHGFREGTTPKPKRAAVAASSSS, from the coding sequence ATGACAAAGGGAACGTCATCGTTTGGAAAGTGTCGTAATAAGATGCACACATTGTGCCGCCGCTGTGGCTCTAAGGCCTACCATCTTCAGAAGTCGACTTGTGGCAAATGTGGCTACCCTGCTAAGCGCAAGAGAAAGTATAACTGGAGTGCCAAAGCTAAAAGACGAAATACCACCGGGACTGGTCGAACGAGGCACCTAAAAATTGTATACCGCAGATTCAGGCATGGATTCCGTGAAGGAACAACTCCTAAACCCAAGAGGGCAGCTGTTGCAGCATCCAGTTCATCTTGA